One Alphaproteobacteria bacterium DNA segment encodes these proteins:
- a CDS encoding cytochrome b/b6 domain-containing protein, translating to MNIRNSTESYGALARFVHWASAAAVIIAWSGGQMDDAFGKSAEAAVVFAHIEAGLAALALLAVRLAWRYLDPPPPAEPSAFDPWLGYAAKAGHIALYALLVAAPVAGIVTLFARGETLSLFGLWDIASPWLRDRAFSRSTKEVHELFANALLILAALHAAAALLHHYVLRDNTLRRMLAGA from the coding sequence ATGAATATTCGCAACTCGACCGAAAGCTACGGCGCGCTCGCGCGCTTCGTGCATTGGGCGAGTGCCGCCGCCGTCATCATCGCGTGGAGCGGCGGCCAAATGGACGACGCATTCGGCAAATCGGCCGAAGCGGCGGTCGTCTTCGCCCATATCGAAGCGGGGCTCGCCGCACTGGCGCTGCTGGCCGTGCGCCTGGCGTGGCGTTATCTCGACCCGCCGCCGCCGGCCGAGCCTTCCGCGTTCGATCCGTGGCTCGGCTACGCCGCCAAGGCCGGCCATATCGCACTGTACGCGCTGCTGGTCGCGGCCCCCGTCGCCGGGATCGTCACGCTGTTCGCGCGCGGTGAGACGCTCAGCCTGTTCGGGCTGTGGGACATCGCATCGCCCTGGCTTCGTGATCGGGCCTTTTCGCGCTCGACCAAGGAAGTGCACGAGCTGTTCGCCAACGCACTGCTGATTTTGGCGGCGTTGCACGCGGCAGCGGCCCTGCTGCACCACTACGTACTGCGCGACAACACCTTGCGCCGGATGCTCGCCGGCGCCTGA
- the genX gene encoding EF-P lysine aminoacylase GenX, with protein MADGLPPVAAIPWWRPDRFARKRENLAVRQKALRATRAFFEAAEFDEVETPALQVSPGLEPHLMAFQTVLRDPGVRLARRLYLHTSPEFAMKKLLAAGVPKIWQLARCYRNSERSATHHPEFSMLEWYRVGASYTDLMADCEKLIRGVAQACNVERVAWGGKFCNPTSPFERLSVAEAFARYCGFDLLACTPDASDPAGEAKALDRLAAAARPLKLVPHTGDRWDDFFFRLFFEHIEGRLGSDRPTILYDYPVHMAALSRPKPGDPRLAERFELYICGLELANAFGELTDAAEQRARFEADQALKMQLYRERYPIDEEFMAALTHGLPESAGIALGFDRLVMLMAGATHIEDVIWAPVALAGFEDPGAP; from the coding sequence ATGGCTGACGGGTTGCCGCCCGTCGCCGCCATTCCCTGGTGGCGGCCCGATCGCTTCGCGCGCAAACGCGAAAATCTCGCCGTGCGGCAGAAGGCGCTGCGCGCGACGCGCGCGTTTTTCGAAGCGGCCGAGTTCGACGAGGTCGAAACGCCTGCCTTGCAGGTCTCGCCCGGCTTGGAGCCGCATCTGATGGCGTTCCAAACCGTGCTGCGCGATCCCGGTGTGCGGCTCGCGCGACGGCTTTACCTGCACACCAGCCCCGAATTCGCGATGAAGAAGCTGCTGGCGGCGGGCGTGCCGAAAATCTGGCAGCTCGCACGCTGCTATCGCAATTCCGAACGCTCGGCGACGCATCATCCCGAATTCTCGATGCTGGAATGGTATCGCGTGGGGGCGAGCTACACCGATTTGATGGCCGATTGCGAAAAGCTGATTCGCGGTGTGGCGCAAGCGTGCAACGTGGAGCGCGTCGCCTGGGGCGGCAAGTTCTGCAACCCGACGAGCCCGTTCGAGCGCTTGAGCGTCGCCGAAGCCTTCGCGCGCTATTGCGGCTTCGATCTTCTGGCCTGCACGCCCGACGCTTCCGATCCCGCCGGCGAAGCCAAGGCGCTGGATCGCCTCGCCGCCGCCGCACGGCCCTTGAAGTTGGTGCCGCATACGGGCGACCGCTGGGACGACTTCTTCTTCCGGCTGTTCTTCGAACATATCGAAGGGCGCCTGGGCAGCGACCGGCCGACGATCCTTTACGATTACCCCGTTCACATGGCCGCGTTGTCGCGGCCCAAACCGGGCGATCCGCGGCTTGCCGAACGCTTCGAGCTTTATATCTGCGGCTTGGAACTCGCCAATGCGTTCGGGGAACTCACCGACGCCGCCGAACAGCGCGCGCGTTTCGAAGCCGATCAGGCGTTGAAGATGCAGCTCTATCGCGAGCGCTATCCGATCGACGAAGAATTCATGGCGGCGTTGACGCATGGCTTGCCGGAATCGGCGGGCATCGCGCTCGGCTTCGATCGCCTCGTCATGTTGATGGCGGGGGCCACGCATATCGAAGACGTGATCTGGGCGCCGGTCGCCCTCGCCGGCTTCGAAGATCCGGGGGCGCCGTAA
- a CDS encoding lysine-2,3-aminomutase-like protein: protein MDGNRRPVLRDAAALAAEKLIAPEARADIERVAERYAIAITPDVMDLIDRADVADPIARQYVPDARETITTDEERVDPIGDETHSPVKGIVHRYPDRVLLKPTHACAVYCRFCFRREMVGPGGAALDKEELDAAVAYIAATPAIREAILTGGDPLVLSARRLRDLVERLSAIDHLDWLRVHTRIPVADPSRVTNDLVAALKAGKTLWVAVHVNHARELTPEALTACARLADAGIPLIGQTVLLKGVNDSADTLDELFRALTKNRIKPYYLHQGDLAPGTSHFRTTLAEGQSLMRELRGRLSGLAQPTYVLDIPGGAGKIPVGPDWFDETGAPISPLKPSA, encoded by the coding sequence ATGGACGGCAATCGCCGCCCGGTTTTGCGCGACGCCGCCGCCCTGGCGGCCGAGAAACTGATCGCGCCCGAAGCGCGCGCCGATATCGAACGCGTCGCCGAACGCTACGCGATCGCCATCACGCCGGACGTGATGGATTTGATCGACCGCGCGGACGTCGCCGATCCCATCGCGCGCCAATACGTGCCCGATGCACGCGAGACGATCACGACCGACGAAGAGCGCGTCGATCCCATCGGCGACGAGACGCATTCGCCGGTCAAAGGCATCGTCCATCGCTATCCCGATCGCGTGCTGCTGAAGCCCACGCATGCTTGCGCGGTCTATTGCCGCTTCTGCTTCCGCCGCGAAATGGTCGGGCCCGGCGGTGCCGCGCTGGACAAGGAAGAGCTCGACGCCGCCGTCGCCTATATCGCGGCCACGCCCGCGATCCGCGAAGCGATCCTGACCGGCGGCGATCCGCTGGTGCTGTCGGCGCGCCGCCTGCGCGATCTGGTCGAACGGCTTTCCGCCATCGATCATCTCGATTGGCTGCGCGTGCATACGCGCATCCCCGTCGCCGATCCGTCGCGCGTCACCAACGATCTCGTCGCCGCGTTGAAAGCGGGCAAGACGCTATGGGTCGCCGTTCATGTGAATCACGCGCGTGAGCTGACGCCGGAGGCGCTGACGGCTTGCGCGAGGCTTGCCGATGCAGGGATTCCGCTGATCGGCCAAACCGTGCTGCTGAAGGGCGTCAACGACAGCGCCGACACGCTGGACGAACTTTTTCGCGCGCTGACCAAAAACCGGATCAAGCCTTACTACCTGCACCAGGGCGATCTCGCGCCGGGCACGTCGCATTTCCGCACCACACTCGCGGAAGGCCAAAGCCTGATGCGGGAATTGCGCGGGCGCCTGTCGGGTCTCGCGCAACCGACTTACGTGCTCGATATCCCCGGCGGTGCGGGGAAAATTCCGGTCGGCCCCGACTGGTTCGACGAAACGGGCGCGCCGATCAGCCCGCTCAAGCCTTCGGCGTAA
- a CDS encoding creatininase family protein — MLLHLQTWQEVEAYLAKSTAIIIPIGSTEQHGPNGLIGTDAICGEAVGRKLGETTGTLVAPTIAVGMAQHHLAFPGSMTLRPSTLIAVVKDNVESLARHGFTHFYFVNGHGGNVAPFSSAFSELYAESSLSRPGNRPPIRCVLRNWYETPKVKAISRELYADQEGSHATPSEVSLTWAVYPQTVKHMKMEPKVAPRGTFTDAADYRRNFPDGRIGSNPDLASIEAGQRLWDAAVADLAEDLASFVKLKA, encoded by the coding sequence ATGCTGTTGCATCTTCAAACTTGGCAAGAAGTCGAAGCCTATCTCGCCAAATCCACGGCGATCATCATTCCCATCGGCTCGACCGAGCAGCACGGCCCCAACGGCCTGATCGGCACCGACGCGATCTGCGGCGAAGCCGTGGGCCGCAAACTGGGCGAGACGACGGGCACGCTGGTCGCCCCCACCATCGCCGTGGGCATGGCGCAGCATCATCTCGCGTTTCCCGGCTCGATGACGTTGCGTCCCTCGACGCTGATCGCCGTGGTGAAGGACAATGTCGAAAGCCTCGCGCGCCATGGCTTCACCCATTTCTATTTCGTCAACGGCCATGGCGGGAATGTGGCGCCGTTCTCCTCGGCGTTTTCGGAGCTCTATGCCGAATCCTCGCTGTCGCGGCCGGGCAATCGGCCGCCGATCCGCTGCGTGCTGCGCAACTGGTACGAAACGCCGAAGGTGAAAGCGATTTCGCGCGAGCTTTACGCGGATCAGGAAGGCAGCCACGCCACACCGTCGGAAGTGTCGCTCACCTGGGCGGTCTATCCGCAAACGGTGAAGCACATGAAGATGGAGCCGAAAGTGGCGCCGCGCGGCACGTTCACCGACGCGGCCGATTACCGGCGCAACTTCCCCGACGGGCGCATCGGCTCCAACCCCGATCTCGCCTCGATCGAAGCGGGCCAGCGTTTGTGGGATGCGGCGGTTGCCGACCTCGCCGAAGACCTCGCTTCCTTCGTGAAGCTGAAGGCGTAG
- a CDS encoding class I fructose-bisphosphate aldolase codes for MKVTQKVKKILANYESDNPGTKANLARILMHGKLGGTGKMVILPVDQGFEHGPARSFAPNPPAYDPHYHFQLAIDAGCNAYAAPLGMIEAGADTFAGAIPTILKVNSANSLSTNKDQAVHGSVKDALRLGCSAIGFTIYPGSEDQYEMIEEIRELTAEAKSVGLAVVLWSYPRGGKLDKAGETAFDVCAYACHLAALAGAHIIKVKPPSAVLWQEEAKKVYEARKIDGSTLDKRIAHIMQTAFDGRRLVVFSGGEAKDEASLLAEIKGLRDGGASGSIVGRNAFQRPREEALALLEKIIAIYKSND; via the coding sequence GTGAAAGTCACCCAGAAGGTCAAAAAGATCCTCGCCAATTACGAAAGCGACAATCCCGGCACGAAGGCGAATCTCGCCCGCATCCTGATGCACGGCAAGCTGGGCGGGACCGGCAAAATGGTGATCCTGCCGGTCGATCAGGGTTTCGAGCACGGCCCCGCGCGGTCCTTCGCGCCGAACCCGCCGGCCTACGATCCGCATTATCATTTCCAGCTGGCGATCGACGCGGGCTGCAACGCCTACGCCGCCCCGCTCGGCATGATCGAAGCGGGTGCCGACACGTTCGCGGGCGCCATCCCGACCATTCTGAAGGTCAACTCGGCGAACTCGCTGTCGACCAACAAGGACCAGGCGGTCCATGGCTCGGTCAAGGACGCGCTGCGCCTGGGCTGCTCGGCCATCGGCTTCACGATCTATCCGGGCTCGGAAGATCAATACGAGATGATCGAGGAAATCCGCGAATTGACGGCCGAAGCCAAGTCGGTCGGCCTCGCGGTTGTGCTGTGGAGCTATCCGCGCGGCGGCAAGCTCGACAAGGCGGGCGAAACGGCGTTCGACGTGTGCGCCTATGCCTGCCATCTCGCGGCCCTCGCCGGTGCGCACATCATCAAGGTGAAGCCGCCGTCGGCCGTGCTATGGCAAGAGGAAGCCAAGAAGGTCTACGAGGCGCGCAAGATCGACGGCTCGACCCTCGACAAGCGCATCGCCCATATCATGCAGACGGCGTTCGATGGCCGCCGCTTGGTCGTGTTCTCGGGCGGCGAAGCGAAGGATGAAGCTTCGCTGCTGGCCGAGATCAAGGGCCTGCGCGACGGCGGCGCCTCGGGCTCGATCGTCGGGCGCAACGCGTTCCAGCGCCCGCGCGAGGAAGCGCTCGCACTCCTCGAAAAGATCATCGCGATCTACAAGAGCAACGACTGA
- the thiE gene encoding thiamine phosphate synthase, with the protein MARPKLKSRLYLITPPDLDPAAFSPVLDKTLAAGAKSGIVASLQLRLKDVDDSKIGAAIETLMPVAHRYDVAFILNDRPDLAAKYDCDGVHVGQEDTPYAEARALVGADRIVGVTCHDSKDLAFDAAEAGADYVAFGAFFPSTTKTAPKSHADVALIEAWASFVTVPCVAIGGITPENCGPLVAAGADFLAVAGAVWNHKDGPEAALAAFENAVKSAA; encoded by the coding sequence ATGGCGCGCCCGAAACTCAAATCGCGCCTTTATCTGATCACGCCGCCGGATCTCGATCCGGCGGCGTTTTCGCCTGTGCTCGACAAAACGCTCGCTGCCGGCGCCAAATCGGGCATCGTCGCCAGCCTGCAATTGCGCTTGAAGGATGTCGACGATTCCAAGATCGGTGCGGCGATCGAAACGCTGATGCCGGTCGCGCATCGATACGACGTCGCCTTCATCCTCAACGACCGGCCCGACCTCGCCGCGAAATACGATTGCGACGGCGTGCATGTCGGCCAAGAGGACACGCCCTATGCCGAGGCCCGCGCGCTTGTCGGCGCCGACCGCATCGTCGGCGTGACCTGCCATGACTCGAAAGATTTGGCGTTCGATGCGGCCGAAGCCGGGGCCGACTACGTCGCCTTCGGCGCCTTCTTCCCCTCGACGACCAAGACGGCGCCCAAATCCCACGCGGATGTCGCGTTGATCGAGGCATGGGCGAGCTTCGTGACCGTGCCGTGCGTGGCCATCGGCGGCATCACGCCCGAGAATTGCGGGCCCCTGGTCGCGGCGGGCGCCGATTTCCTCGCCGTCGCCGGCGCGGTGTGGAATCACAAAGACGGGCCCGAAGCCGCCCTCGCGGCGTTCGAAAACGCGGTCAAATCCGCCGCTTAG
- the efp gene encoding elongation factor P, with translation MKIIGSAIRQGNVIEVDGRIWRVIKHNIVSPGKGGAFNQIEIRDIKTGTKSNMKFRSDETCELLRVEEKVMQFLFRDGDQFTLMDKESYDQMIVGGDLFGEQADFLADNMDVSVEFVDGSPVGVELPTTTICTIVEADAVVKGQTAASSYKPAVLDNGVKIGVPPFIANGERVVVNIKERAYVERAKD, from the coding sequence ATGAAGATCATCGGCAGCGCCATCCGCCAAGGCAACGTCATCGAAGTGGACGGCCGCATCTGGCGCGTCATCAAGCACAACATCGTGTCGCCCGGTAAGGGCGGCGCGTTCAACCAGATCGAAATCCGCGACATCAAGACCGGCACCAAGTCGAACATGAAGTTCCGGTCGGACGAGACCTGCGAGCTGCTGCGCGTCGAGGAAAAGGTGATGCAGTTCCTGTTCCGCGACGGCGACCAGTTCACGCTGATGGACAAGGAAAGCTACGACCAGATGATCGTCGGCGGCGATCTGTTCGGCGAGCAGGCCGATTTCCTGGCCGACAACATGGACGTCTCGGTCGAGTTCGTCGACGGCTCGCCCGTCGGCGTCGAATTGCCGACCACCACGATCTGCACGATCGTCGAGGCCGACGCGGTGGTGAAGGGCCAGACGGCCGCTTCGTCCTACAAGCCCGCGGTCCTGGACAACGGCGTGAAGATCGGCGTGCCGCCCTTCATCGCCAACGGCGAACGCGTGGTCGTGAACATCAAGGAGCGCGCCTACGTCGAGCGCGCCAAGGACTAA
- a CDS encoding inositol monophosphatase, with protein sequence MERAVRKAGKQLVRDFGEVEHLQVSVKGPSDFVSTADHASERTLKAELEKARPGYSFLMEESGSTRGTDRDHVWIVDPLDGTTNFLHGIPHFAISVALEHKGELLAGMIYNPAVDELYWAEKGKGAYLNDRRLRVSGRRDLGESLIGTGIPFRGRGTEEDHQHYLKLLGATMARTAGLRRPGAAALDLAYVAAGRFDGFFEIGLNKWDIAAGILMIREAGGFVGDMDGAADPMQTGNIVTGNAKLFDPLRGFLRELGGSGKTA encoded by the coding sequence ATGGAGCGCGCGGTGCGCAAAGCGGGCAAGCAGCTCGTCCGCGATTTCGGCGAAGTCGAACATCTCCAGGTCTCGGTCAAGGGGCCGAGCGATTTCGTCTCCACCGCCGATCACGCGTCCGAGCGCACGCTGAAGGCCGAGCTCGAGAAGGCGCGCCCGGGCTATTCCTTCCTGATGGAGGAATCGGGTTCGACGCGCGGCACCGATCGCGACCATGTCTGGATCGTCGATCCGCTCGACGGGACGACGAATTTCCTGCACGGGATTCCGCATTTCGCGATCTCGGTGGCGCTCGAGCATAAGGGCGAATTGCTCGCGGGCATGATCTACAACCCCGCGGTCGACGAGCTTTACTGGGCCGAAAAGGGCAAGGGCGCCTATCTCAACGACCGGCGCCTGCGCGTGTCGGGCCGGCGCGATCTGGGCGAGTCCCTGATCGGCACGGGCATTCCGTTCCGCGGGCGCGGCACGGAAGAAGACCATCAGCATTATCTGAAACTGCTCGGCGCCACGATGGCGCGCACCGCCGGTTTGCGCCGGCCGGGTGCGGCGGCGCTGGATCTCGCTTACGTCGCGGCGGGCCGATTCGACGGGTTCTTCGAAATCGGCCTGAACAAATGGGATATCGCCGCAGGTATTCTGATGATCCGCGAGGCCGGCGGCTTCGTCGGCGACATGGACGGCGCGGCCGATCCGATGCAAACCGGCAATATCGTGACCGGAAACGCCAAACTTTTCGATCCGTTGCGCGGATTCCTGCGCGAACTGGGCGGCTCGGGAAAAACCGCTTGA
- a CDS encoding OmpA family protein — MTRPLLTAVSAFALFASTQVFAQQQLRQARPSVEVDWTVLDELGGPAPAGPVTLRPPRGLTQNTPAQVAPPPARAAATSQPVPPASVARQAGTPTGTRLGQQAGSFTAPPPPPAFVPPPVPPSPVASAPLTPPPPPSPVAPSAVASTAPVPVAPAPAAAPTPVTPPAPAAPAAAVAPPPPPPPPAAVATPAPPPPAPVAAPAPAPVAAPAPAPAPPVTAAQAPAAAPAQTAAVPAARATGGALATIAFAAGSPELNDQGKAALGPVIETLKSDSAARLQIQAFASGGDDQGGQARRLSLSRALAVRGQLIEQGIAATRMDVRALGRTNDGPPDRVDILLVRR; from the coding sequence ATGACGCGTCCGCTCCTCACCGCCGTTTCGGCTTTCGCACTCTTCGCGAGCACGCAAGTGTTCGCGCAGCAGCAACTGCGCCAGGCGCGCCCCAGCGTCGAAGTCGATTGGACGGTGCTGGACGAGCTGGGCGGCCCCGCCCCCGCCGGCCCGGTCACGCTGCGCCCGCCGCGCGGGCTTACCCAAAATACACCGGCGCAAGTGGCACCGCCGCCCGCACGCGCCGCCGCGACCAGCCAGCCCGTGCCGCCCGCTTCCGTCGCGCGCCAAGCCGGCACGCCGACAGGTACACGTTTGGGCCAGCAGGCCGGCAGCTTCACGGCCCCGCCGCCCCCGCCCGCTTTCGTGCCGCCGCCGGTTCCGCCGTCGCCGGTCGCCTCGGCCCCGCTGACGCCGCCCCCGCCGCCCAGTCCTGTGGCGCCCAGCGCCGTGGCTTCGACGGCACCAGTTCCCGTGGCACCGGCCCCGGCCGCCGCCCCGACTCCCGTGACGCCGCCGGCCCCGGCCGCCCCCGCAGCGGCGGTCGCCCCGCCGCCGCCCCCGCCGCCCCCGGCGGCGGTCGCCACACCCGCCCCGCCGCCGCCCGCCCCTGTCGCGGCGCCGGCGCCCGCCCCTGTCGCGGCGCCGGCGCCCGCACCGGCACCGCCCGTCACGGCCGCGCAAGCCCCGGCGGCGGCGCCCGCGCAAACCGCCGCCGTTCCTGCGGCACGCGCCACCGGCGGCGCGTTGGCGACGATCGCCTTCGCGGCCGGTTCGCCCGAACTCAACGACCAAGGCAAGGCGGCCCTGGGTCCCGTGATCGAAACGCTGAAATCGGATAGCGCGGCACGTCTGCAAATTCAGGCCTTCGCCTCGGGCGGCGACGACCAGGGCGGTCAAGCGCGGCGCTTGTCGCTGTCGCGCGCGTTGGCCGTGCGCGGCCAATTGATCGAGCAGGGAATCGCGGCCACGCGCATGGATGTGCGCGCCTTGGGCCGCACCAATGACGGTCCGCCGGACCGCGTCGATATCCTGCTCGTCCGCCGCTAA
- a CDS encoding flagellar motor protein MotA — protein MSRPTRFLIRTLIFLIAVGGVVWALFDGIVEAFSHHMALNGLIMGVLALGIVFNLRQIFGLNREIDWIESFRAGRQALSGATPRLLAPMVKMLGERTGRFSLSPIATRSLLDSVASRLDESRDLSRYLVGLLIFLGLLGTFWGLLQTVAAVGGVIGTLSAATDTSSLFKELQAGLQAPLGGMGTAFGTSLFGLASSIVLGFCDLQAGQAQNRFYNELEEMLASQTRVSSGALGSGDGGDATVPAYIQALLETTADNLEALQRTMARGEEGRATAAQGNALLAERLGQLADQMKAEQQLLLKLAEGQVELRAVLTRLADAPRNAGGGGVDDATRGHIRNMDIALNRLIEDASTGRAQMTQDLRNEIRLLARTIAALAEEPRN, from the coding sequence ATGTCACGGCCCACGCGGTTCCTGATCCGCACGCTGATCTTCCTGATCGCGGTCGGCGGCGTGGTATGGGCGCTGTTCGACGGCATCGTCGAAGCCTTCTCGCACCATATGGCGCTCAACGGCCTGATCATGGGCGTGCTGGCGCTGGGCATCGTTTTCAACCTGCGCCAGATCTTCGGCCTGAACCGCGAAATCGACTGGATCGAGAGTTTCCGCGCCGGGCGCCAAGCGTTGTCGGGCGCCACGCCGCGCCTGCTGGCGCCGATGGTGAAGATGCTGGGCGAACGCACGGGCCGCTTCAGCCTGTCGCCGATCGCCACGCGCTCGCTGCTCGATTCCGTCGCCTCGCGCCTCGACGAAAGCCGCGACCTGTCGCGCTATCTCGTGGGCTTGCTGATCTTCTTGGGCCTGCTCGGCACGTTCTGGGGGCTGTTGCAGACCGTCGCGGCCGTGGGCGGCGTGATCGGCACGCTGTCGGCGGCGACCGACACGAGCTCGCTGTTCAAGGAACTCCAGGCCGGGCTGCAAGCGCCGTTGGGCGGCATGGGCACCGCCTTCGGCACGTCGCTGTTCGGCCTCGCCAGCTCCATCGTGCTCGGCTTCTGCGATCTGCAAGCGGGCCAAGCGCAGAACCGTTTCTATAACGAGCTCGAGGAAATGCTGGCGTCGCAAACGCGCGTGTCCTCGGGCGCGCTCGGTTCGGGCGACGGCGGCGACGCGACCGTGCCCGCCTATATCCAAGCGCTGCTCGAAACCACGGCCGACAATCTCGAAGCCTTGCAGCGCACGATGGCGCGCGGCGAGGAAGGCCGCGCCACGGCCGCGCAAGGCAACGCCCTGCTCGCCGAACGTTTGGGCCAGCTCGCCGACCAGATGAAGGCCGAGCAGCAATTGCTGCTGAAGCTCGCCGAAGGCCAGGTCGAATTGCGCGCCGTCCTCACGCGCTTGGCCGATGCGCCCCGCAACGCGGGCGGCGGCGGCGTGGACGACGCGACGCGCGGCCATATCCGCAACATGGATATCGCGCTCAATCGCCTGATCGAGGACGCGTCCACCGGCCGCGCCCAGATGACCCAGGATCTGCGCAACGAGATCCGCCTGCTGGCGCGCACGATCGCGGCGCTGGCCGAAGAGCCGCGCAACTGA
- a CDS encoding peptidoglycan -binding protein: MRGSGRRTTRTVDVWPGFVDALATLVISIVFVVMVFTVFQFHLKDIIAGRDDQLSRASAQLAQLAETLALEKRATDDLRSRLQSLQNELSASLGERDNLRNLSRAQAEQIELANQSMAADREKIEMQLRELEALAAMREALERRAASAEAQARTAETQSTEDRRLSAEAQAQVASLNRQTAELREQLRRLEALLSDSERKTSEQQAQIVDLGRRLNLALASRVDELVRFRSEFYGRLRAVLGDRADMRVVGDRFVFQSEILFAPGSATIESEGGRQLMQLGNVIKEIAPRIPKEVDWVVQITGHTDRRPISTREFPSNWELSTARSISVVRLLMANGVPSDRLQAAGMAEFQPIDDRDDEVGWRRNRRIEIRFTNR, from the coding sequence ATGCGCGGGTCCGGCCGCCGCACGACCCGCACGGTCGACGTTTGGCCCGGCTTCGTCGACGCGCTGGCGACGCTGGTCATCTCGATCGTGTTCGTCGTGATGGTGTTCACCGTCTTCCAGTTCCATCTGAAGGACATCATCGCCGGGCGCGACGATCAGTTGAGCCGCGCTTCCGCCCAGCTCGCCCAATTGGCCGAGACGCTGGCGCTGGAAAAACGCGCGACCGACGATCTGCGTTCGCGCCTGCAAAGCCTGCAGAACGAACTTTCGGCGTCGTTGGGCGAGCGCGACAATCTGCGCAATCTCAGCCGCGCCCAGGCCGAGCAGATCGAACTCGCCAACCAATCGATGGCGGCCGATCGCGAAAAGATCGAGATGCAATTGCGCGAACTCGAAGCTTTGGCCGCGATGCGCGAAGCGTTGGAGAGGCGCGCGGCGTCGGCCGAAGCGCAGGCGCGAACCGCCGAAACGCAGTCGACCGAGGATCGGCGCCTGTCGGCGGAAGCCCAGGCGCAGGTCGCGTCGCTCAACCGCCAGACCGCCGAATTGCGCGAACAATTGCGCCGCTTGGAAGCGCTGCTGTCGGATTCGGAGCGCAAAACCTCCGAGCAGCAGGCGCAGATCGTCGATCTCGGAAGGCGGTTGAATTTGGCGCTCGCCAGCCGCGTGGACGAATTGGTGCGTTTCCGCTCCGAATTCTACGGCCGCTTGCGCGCCGTGCTGGGCGACCGCGCCGACATGCGCGTGGTCGGCGATCGTTTCGTGTTCCAGTCGGAAATCCTGTTCGCGCCCGGCTCGGCGACGATCGAAAGCGAAGGCGGCCGTCAGCTCATGCAGCTCGGCAACGTCATCAAGGAGATCGCCCCGCGCATCCCCAAGGAAGTCGATTGGGTGGTGCAGATCACCGGCCACACCGATCGCCGGCCGATTTCGACCCGCGAATTCCCGTCGAATTGGGAACTCTCCACCGCGCGGTCGATCTCGGTCGTGCGCCTGTTGATGGCCAACGGCGTGCCGTCGGACCGCTTGCAAGCGGCGGGCATGGCCGAATTCCAGCCGATCGACGACCGCGACGACGAAGTCGGCTGGCGGCGCAACCGGCGCATCGAGATCCGCTTCACCAACCGCTAA
- a CDS encoding CAP domain-containing protein has protein sequence MRALLAALIVAAFPVLAFADERAAEAAMAQARIAAGLPATSPDALLTQIAAQIAQDNAARRVLDHRDGQGNDLRARLGLYPFRAAAENLAMGTQDGAIVVKLWLDSPPHRANLLNAEVTRHGLARIRSPDGQDYWALVLAAPR, from the coding sequence ATGCGCGCGCTGCTCGCCGCGCTGATCGTCGCGGCGTTTCCCGTCCTGGCGTTTGCCGACGAACGCGCGGCCGAAGCGGCGATGGCGCAAGCGCGTATCGCGGCGGGCTTGCCCGCGACGTCGCCCGACGCGCTGCTGACGCAGATCGCGGCGCAGATCGCGCAAGACAACGCCGCGCGCCGCGTCCTCGACCATCGCGATGGGCAAGGCAACGATCTACGCGCGCGCCTGGGGCTTTATCCTTTTCGCGCGGCGGCGGAGAATTTGGCGATGGGCACACAAGACGGCGCCATCGTGGTGAAGCTCTGGCTCGACAGCCCGCCCCACCGCGCCAATCTCCTGAACGCCGAGGTCACGCGTCACGGCCTTGCGCGTATTCGCAGCCCCGACGGGCAGGATTATTGGGCGCTGGTGCTAGCGGCCCCGCGTTGA